Below is a genomic region from Prochlorococcus marinus str. MIT 0918.
ATTCGATCATGAATACCACCATGTTCGAGTCCAGCAACTTGTGTGGCTCCTACATCAAAAATATAGGGCCCTCGTCTAAAGGTTCCAGCACATCCTCCTGGTTGCAAATGAGCTTCTAAAATAATTACCTTCTGGCCTTCATGAGCCAATAAGGCGCCCGCTGTTAAGCCAGCAATACCCCCACCAATTACAATGACTGATTGAGTAGACATATCAATAATGATCTATATACACCAATAGCAAAGAGAACATGCAAAAAATCACTATAGAAGAAATTTTTCGCACAGAAAGTCCTCTAAAAGGAGAAAGAGTCACAAATGTAATTCCTGTAAATGGAGGGTGTATTCATGATGCTTGGTGCCTTGACTTAGAAACAGGTAGACAATTATTCGCCAAAACTACATCTGTCAAAAACTCATCAATGCTTCAATTTGAAGCAAAAGGTCTTGATGTATTAAGCCAAGCAGTGAATACATCCTATATAAAAGTTCCTAAACCATTATCTATCCAAGAAATTAAAAATACTTCAATACTAATACTACCTTGGTTTAATTTATTGGAAGGCGATGAAAAAAAACTAGGTCATGGCCTTGCCTTACTTCACAAAGAAACCTCAAAAAATAATACAGAAGGATTTGGATGGGGTGAAGATGGATTTATAGGAAATAATCCTCAAATAGGAGGATGGGAATCAACTTGGGGAGAATGTTTTGTCAATCTTCGTTTAATACCACAAATGAAAATTGCAACAAAATGGGGCCTAAATTTTGATAACAAAAAGGTCTTATCTAAAATAACTAATTTTTTGAATGAACATGAACCTTTACCATCACTGGTTCATGGAGATTTATGGAAAGGAAATGCTGCTACTAATAAAACAGGTGAAGGGGTTCTATTCGACCCAGCTGTCTGGTGGGCAGATAGAGAAGTTGACATAGCTATGACTAAACTATTTGGTGGTTTTTCGAAGCAATTCTATTCTTCATACGAAGAAGTATTCCCTTTAAGTTCTTCTTTTCATCAAAGAATTGAAATATATAACCTTTACCATTTACTCAATCACGCTAATCTTTTTGGTGGTTATTACAAACATGAGTGTCTATCAATATTGAAAAGACTTGATAATATACTCTAATAACTAATGACTAAATTAATCTAATTAATCGATATATTCTTTACGAAGATTTTGAACTTTCTCTACTACTGCATTCCGTTTTTCGCTAGTAGTCAGATTTTGCCAACTCCACTGACCCACAACAACAATTCCCAAAAGTTCTAATAATCCAGGCAATAAAGGGAAGAAATTCACTGTGTCAACTACAACCTTAATAATGATTTGAGCAATAATGACAACTGCAATAATCCCAGCAGCCTTGCCATATTTACCCATTTGCGACCAATCAACTTTTCCAAGAATTTCATTTGCTTGACCCATAAAGTCAGTAGCACGTTCTGAAATACTTGGCCCATCAGGGGTAGTATCAGTGGTTGAGTCTTGGTTTGACTCTGGACTTACATCAGACATTACCAAGTTCTTACATTTGAATGTTGAATTGAGTGTATCTAAATAATCTTTTAAGTGCCAACATTGATTTAGAGATAATGCCGAACCCTGATAGAGAGAGGACCGAACACAACAAAGTTCAATGACAATACCAACTCATATTGAATTTCAAGAAGACTTGAAACAAATTCTTCTTTACAGCCTTCTAGCGGTGAGTCCAGAGGAAGGTTGCGCCTTATTACTAGGAAAATCATTGAAAATAAGACATAATCAAAAAGCAAATATCTATCAAGTTCAATTAATTTGGCCCTGTTGCAATGTCTGGGAAGATAAAATAAATAATAATTTTGAGTCAACTTTTTTATATGAAGAGATGCGTCAAAAAACATTATCCAAAAAGAACCGATTTGCTTTAGACCCAAGAGAACAACTC
It encodes:
- a CDS encoding fructosamine kinase family protein, encoding MQKITIEEIFRTESPLKGERVTNVIPVNGGCIHDAWCLDLETGRQLFAKTTSVKNSSMLQFEAKGLDVLSQAVNTSYIKVPKPLSIQEIKNTSILILPWFNLLEGDEKKLGHGLALLHKETSKNNTEGFGWGEDGFIGNNPQIGGWESTWGECFVNLRLIPQMKIATKWGLNFDNKKVLSKITNFLNEHEPLPSLVHGDLWKGNAATNKTGEGVLFDPAVWWADREVDIAMTKLFGGFSKQFYSSYEEVFPLSSSFHQRIEIYNLYHLLNHANLFGGYYKHECLSILKRLDNIL
- a CDS encoding CAAD domain-containing protein produces the protein MSDVSPESNQDSTTDTTPDGPSISERATDFMGQANEILGKVDWSQMGKYGKAAGIIAVVIIAQIIIKVVVDTVNFFPLLPGLLELLGIVVVGQWSWQNLTTSEKRNAVVEKVQNLRKEYID
- a CDS encoding M67 family metallopeptidase; translation: MTIPTHIEFQEDLKQILLYSLLAVSPEEGCALLLGKSLKIRHNQKANIYQVQLIWPCCNVWEDKINNNFESTFLYEEMRQKTLSKKNRFALDPREQLFAQKWARSKRLKVLGTAHSHPINSTIPSKIDISCIFSPNLMIIVNGENEMSGWWVKSPQDSNPKQIPLLNKN